A DNA window from Fusarium fujikuroi IMI 58289 draft genome, chromosome FFUJ_chr11 contains the following coding sequences:
- a CDS encoding related to lipase (lipP): protein MDTYLDPINRKFADAAAEGPPLYTKTYQEARDILEGIQSYKTASDIKTEEVKVPVNGEDVTTVIFRPADAQGTLNMIFYTHGGGWILGSPTVHGALMEDFARQTGAAVVFPYYTPAPEAQYPVQFEQVYGVLDHFVNNGDKYKLKVDRFGLAGDSVGGHMAIAMTQLAQSRNLPSKIGQVVLLYPVTDTHSKSETYKTYKDGPYLSEKTMDWMIPAFLPNEEDRKLPLTSPLQFAPDEALANFPPTTIFVSGADPLIGEGEAFGHRLQQLGVDTAVVKADGQVHDFAMLAPIRVSPTARAVVELASSKLLKAFLEN from the exons ATGGACACTTATCTTGACCCAATCAACCGCAAGTTTGCGGATGCGGCCGCTGAAGGTCCACCACTTTACACTAAGACTTATCAGGAAGCGCGCGACATTTTGGAAGGCATCCAAAGCTACAAGACTGCGTCTGACATCAAGACTGAGGAAGTCAAAGTTCCAGTCAATGGTGAAGATGTCACCACTGTAATCTTCCGCCCTGCTGATGCGCAGGGAACCCTGAACATGATCTTTTATACGCACGGCGGTGGATGGATTCTCGGAAG TCCCACTGTGCATGGAGCTTTGATGGAGGACTTTGCACGCCAAACTGGTGCTGCGGTTGTCTTTCCCTACTACACCCCAGCTCCCGAAGCTCAGTACCCCGTTCAGTTTGAGCAGGTCTACGGAGTGCTTGATCATTTCGTAAACAATGGCGATAAGTATAAGCTCAAAGTTGACCGCTTTGGTCTCGCTGGTGATAGTGTTGGAG GACATATGGCCATCGCAATGACTCAACTCGCTCAAAGCCGTAACCTACCCTCCAAGATCGGCCAGGTTGTCTTGCTATATCCCGTTACAGACACTCACAGCAAGTCTGAGACCTACAAAACATACAAAGACGGACCGTATCTCTCCGAAAAGACCATGGACTGGATGATCCCCGCATTTCTCCCAAACGAAGAAGACAGAAAGCTGCCATTGACCTCGCCCCTTCAGTTTGCCCCAGACGAGGCTCTTGCAAACTTTCCACCGACAACTATCTTCGTTTCCGGCGCGGACCCACTAATTGGAGAGGGCGAGGCGTTTGGCCATCGTCTGCAGCAGCTTGGAGTTGACACTGCAGTTGTTAAGGCGGATGGCCAGGTTCATGATTTTGCGATGTTGGCACCCATCCGTGTTTCTCCTACCGCTCGAGCTGTTGTTGAACTTGCGTCTTCAAAGTTGCTTAAAGCATTCTTAGAGAACTGA
- a CDS encoding related to stress response protein rds1p: MYRGKTPPFPANTTDPILPTRKGKPGVDDMVWQNLLSAEWAIFSFYQQGVEAFNRASFVEAGYPNATYDRIQEIRDNEAGHLRIFQDQISDTSRKPAACKYQYPFNDPGSFLVLSTLIEIASMAFLTGLVQMAKLPASQGAMTAIAAVETRHEVWSLMDIWNVNPFSGPSDTVFPYANQILDLTNGFVIKGSCPKENPVYPNPRQGLLSLTVSPVNKTLTPGSTIVFKFTHNDDLPKFKKNHYWPERKIIDVKIPEVFESRGIIIAVVTDTVGAPTKDTVLAGPAIILQQPAELGVKVAEIV, from the exons ATGTACCGAGGGAAAACACCTCCATTTCCAGCAAACACCACGGATCCAATTCTGCCAACCAGAAAAGGCAAGCCGGGCGTCGACGATATGGTCTGGCAGAATCTCCTCTCTGCCGAATGGGCTATTTTCTCATTCTACCAGCAAGGAGTAGAAGCCTTTAACAGGGCCTCTTTCGTCGAGGCTGGCTACCCCAACGCCACTTATGATCGGATTCAGGAGATCCGTGATAACGAGGCTGGTCACCTGCGGATTTTCCAAGATCAGATCTCGGACACGTCACGGAAGCCTGCAGCTTGCAAGTACCAATACCCGTTTAATGATCCAGGGTCATTTCTTGTGTTGTCCACCCTCATCGAGATAGCCAGTATGGCTTTCCTCACTGGCCTAGTACAGATGGCCAAGCTTCCGGCCTCACAGGGCGCCATGACGGCTATCGCAGCGGTCGAGACACGACACGAAGTGTGGTCCCTAATGGACATATGGAACGTCAACCCCTTCTCGGGACCGTCGGATACAGTCTTTCCATACGCCAACCAGATACTCGACTTAACAAATGGCTTCGTCATTAAAGGAAGCTGCCCCAAAGAGAATCCCGTCTACCCCAACCCACGCCAAGGTCTTCTCTCACTTACCGTAAGCCCTGTCAATAAGACGCTCACACCTGGAAGCACCATTGTCTTCAAGTTCACACACAATGATGATTTGCCGAAATTCAAGAAGAACCACTA CTGGCCCGAGAGAAAGATAATTGATGTGAAGATCCCGGAGGTCTTCGAAAGTAGAGGGATCATAATCGCTGTTGTGACGGATACTGTTGGGGCACCGACTAAGGATACGGTTTTAGCTGGCCCAGCTATTATTCTTCAGCAGCCAGCCGAGCTTGGAGTAAAGGTCGCCGAAATCGTTTAA
- a CDS encoding related to nucleoside phosphorylase yields the protein MESNTGLEIPLNIMAGLARAGRVDHFNNKVYIKGFSTMLVPTRQCRDVVYWHLIYTEDGCRISYLDDTLHRNNDVGSLDSTSYRHVLGWCSEAMFRAGESLQNVQISPYHSLMESTGSSEAKYHVRHSELPKPHDQCVLAGTVITLGRMITGGPSFELGIKDTPVHVARNGYIPRLKWISSKFFLFWDESDKRGWLTNGTSALLHVVRASLAYDSTDKFQSAFIFKADELKESHKPFTADSAIDVLIDPKNLGLKLYPEKDGFIVLADRIDQYYNLLEKMIDHQTDIVRRHSGNLSRMPRKYLEGWDFEDLSANRDPLHPRLVTLEPAGMGWVDLTRDLQVVSLTGRGFGELIQPNGPALCEYWSRLPKHRYLLACSASDMEDTIRDNRSPRDDYARLSENLIWHNAIDIPGKCQCGCVSSHHREPVHVAFPSALSYRLCSRKSPIRLSGAVVFGHNPGFPWTWGETGHPTQQQPEEEILLNHALSKGDKDSGVGESLISSSSDGHASLMASSSISHTPSSLRKPKTAPPSIRNTCARSEYTVGILCALPIELKAIRALLDQRHQDLPRVLGDNNQYVLGEMAQHMVVATSLPAGEYGTNAAASAVSDMMRSFTSIQFCLLVGIAGGAPSEDNDIRLGDVVVSLPTQTFPGVIQYDLGKENEGGEFKVTGVLQRPPRILTNAISKIRSDPDIGFNALDPYLTSIVDSLPAYGNPGQELDVLSRAACARRTCKPDCTHFEQRLPRSTAEPMIHYGLVASANRVVKDATLRDRLSRKYGVLCFEMEAAGVMNRADCLVIRVICDYSDAQKNNIWQNYAAAVAAAYTKLLLSAVAVNNDLDGDNARTDSEPAFKRRRMNICNEGCD from the coding sequence ATGGAGAGTAATACCGGCCTTGAAATACCTCTGAACATCATGGCTGGGCTTGCTCGAGCTGGTCGTGTTGACCATTTCAACAACAAGGTCTACATAAAGGGCTTCTCGACAATGCTGGTGCCCACAAGACAATGCAGAGATGTCGTCTATTGGCACTTGATTTACACAGAGGATGGATGCCGTATATCGTACCTGGATGACACCCTGCATCGTAATAACGATGTTGGCTCTTTGGATTCTACAAGTTACCGTCACGTTCTTGGGTGGTGTTCCGAAGCTATGTTCCGTGCTGGTGAGAGTCTTCAAAATGTACAAATTTCGCCATACCACTCACTAATGGAATCAACAGGATCCTCTGAGGCCAAGTACCATGTTAGACATTCAGAGCTTCCTAAGCCACATGACCAATGTGTTCTTGCTGGCACAGTCATAACACTGGGAAGAATGATTACCGGAGGCCCAAGCTTCGAACTCGGTATCAAAGACACGCCAGTACATGTGGCTCGCAATGGATATATTCCGCGACTCAAATGGATCTCTTCAAAGTTTTTCCTGTTTTGGGACGAGTCCGACAAACGAGGGTGGCTAACTAACGGCACGAGCGCTCTGTTACATGTTGTGAGAGCGTCCTTAGCATACGACAGTACTGACAAATTCCAATCAGCTTTCATCTTTAAGGCTGATGAATTAAAGGAGTCCCATAAGCCCTTCACTGCCGATTCAGCAATTGATGTACTGATAGACCCTAAGAACCTGGGTCTTAAGCTCTACCCAGAAAAGGATGGCTTCATCGTTCTGGCTGACAGAATTGACCAATACTACAACCTGCTGGAAAAGATGATCGATCACCAGACAGATATCGTCAGGCGTCATAGCGGGAACCTTTCGAGGATGCCACGAAAATACCTAGAGGGATGGGACTTCGAGGACTTAAGCGCAAATCGCGATCCGTTACATCCACGCTTAGTCACGCTGGAGCCTgctgggatgggatgggttGACTTGACGAGGGATCTTCAGGTCGTAAGTCTGACTGGACGCGGCTTTGGAGAACTTATCCAACCAAATGGGCCAGCTCTTTGTGAGTACTGGTCTCGCCTACCCAAGCATAGATACCTCCTTGCATGCTCTGCTTCGGATATGGAGGATACGATTCGAGATAATCGTAGTCCTCGGGATGATTATGCTCGGCTAAGTGAGAATCTGATTTGGCATAATGCGATTGACATCCCAGGGAAATGTCAATGTGGATGTGTTTCGAGCCACCATAGAGAACCAGTCCATGTGGCTTTCCCGTCTGCATTATCTTACAGATTGTGTTCTCGCAAGAGCCCCATTAGACTCAGCGGTGCAGTTGTTTTTGGACACAATCCAGGCTTCCCTTGGACGTGGGGCGAGACCGGTCATCCTACGCAGCAAcaaccagaagaagagattctTTTGAATCATGCATTAAGCAAAGGAGATAAGGATAGTGGAGTTGGTGAaagcttgatatcatcctcatctgacGGTCATGCCTCATTAATGGCAAGCTCGAGTATATCCCATACGCCATCGTCACTAAGGAAGCCAAAGACAGCGCCACCGAGCATAAGAAATACATGTGCACGAAGCGAATACACCGTTGGCATCCTTTGCGCGCTGCCAATTGAGCTGAAGGCAATACGAGCTCTTCTTGACCAAAGACACCAGGATCTCCCCAGGGTGCTCGGTGACAACAATCAGTATGTACTCGGGGAAATGGCGCAGCATATGGTAGTAGCAACATCACTTCCAGCAGGAGAATACGGAACAAACGCAGCCGCATCAGCAGTGTCTGATATGATGCGCAGCTTCACGTCTATACAGTTCTGTCTACTTGTTGGCATTGCCGGTGGCGCGCCCTCTGAGGACAATGATATCCGACTCGGCGATGTGGTAGTAAGCTTGCCTACTCAGACTTTCCCAGGTGTCATTCAGTATGATCTTGGTAAGGAGAATGAGGGGGGTGAGTTTAAGGTGACAGGCGTTTTGCAACGACCGCCTCGGATCTTGACCAATGCTATCAGCAAGATCCGGTCGGATCCAGACATTGGATTCAATGCACTGGACCCATATCTTACTAGCATAGTCGACTCACTCCCAGCATATGGTAACCCAGGTCAAGAACTCGACGTGCTCTCCCGCGCCGCTTGTGCTCGCAGGACGTGCAAGCCTGACTGTACCCACTTTGAGCAACGCCTCCCACGATCAACGGCAGAGCCTATGATTCACTATGGCCTTGTAGCATCAGCAAATCGCGTGGTCAAAGACGCAACCCTGCGAGATCGGCTGTCCCGCAAGTATGGGGTGCTATGCTTCGAGATGGAAGCTGCTGGGGTAATGAACAGGGCAGATTGCCTTGTGATACGAGTGATATGTGACTACAGTGATGCACAAAAGAACAACATCTGGCAGAACTACGCTGCTGCTGTGGCCGCAGCATACACTAAGCTTTTGCTCAGTGCGGTAGCGGTGAACAATGACCTTGACGGCGATAATGCGAGAACGGATAGTGAGCCTGCGTTTAAGAGGCGTAGGATGAATATTTGTAATGAAGGATGTGACTAG